In Phaeobacter porticola, one DNA window encodes the following:
- the ftsL gene encoding cell division protein FtsL: MKSLLYVMASLAVLGLAFWAYRENYTTQQVLKETRGLQRQIGAVQVRLSVLRAEWAYLNRPDRLRELADLNFDRLNLLPLRPEQFGSVDEVAYPPDEDVLDFTNGVEVSSLGAKGQTTTGTFP, encoded by the coding sequence ATGAAATCGCTACTCTATGTCATGGCTTCCTTGGCAGTCCTGGGGCTGGCGTTCTGGGCCTACCGCGAGAATTACACGACACAACAGGTGCTAAAGGAAACCCGCGGACTGCAACGCCAGATCGGGGCCGTTCAGGTCCGTCTCAGCGTGCTGCGTGCCGAATGGGCCTATCTCAACCGGCCTGACCGGCTGCGGGAATTGGCCGACCTGAACTTTGATCGTCTGAATTTGTTGCCGTTGCGCCCGGAGCAATTCGGAAGCGTGGACGAGGTTGCATATCCCCCGGATGAAGACGTGCTGGATTTCACCAATGGGGTCGAGGTGTCGTCGCTGGGGGCCAAGGGACAGACCACGACGGGGACCTTCCCATGA
- the mraZ gene encoding division/cell wall cluster transcriptional repressor MraZ, whose amino-acid sequence MGRRFRGESHHKVDTKGRVSIPASFRRVLEAGDPNWQSGGSPELVIVYGDQRRNFLECYTMEAIDEVDAKIDALPRGSMPRKMLQRMFHGQSFPTNVDETGRLVLPAKLRNKIDLEAMAFFIGAGDTFQIWKPETYDEEELAKSEEWMEDLPEGFDPMEFLDSAGGA is encoded by the coding sequence TTGGGCCGCAGGTTCAGAGGTGAAAGCCACCATAAGGTGGATACGAAGGGGCGGGTGTCGATTCCAGCCTCCTTTCGCCGTGTTCTGGAGGCGGGTGATCCCAACTGGCAGTCTGGTGGCAGTCCCGAACTGGTGATCGTCTATGGCGACCAGCGCCGCAATTTTCTGGAATGTTACACGATGGAGGCCATCGACGAAGTCGATGCCAAAATTGATGCCTTGCCGCGTGGCTCGATGCCGCGCAAAATGTTGCAGCGCATGTTCCACGGTCAATCTTTCCCGACCAATGTGGATGAAACCGGGCGTCTGGTTCTGCCCGCTAAGCTGCGCAACAAGATTGATCTGGAAGCCATGGCGTTTTTCATTGGTGCCGGTGACACCTTCCAGATCTGGAAGCCTGAAACATACGACGAGGAAGAGCTGGCGAAATCCGAAGAGTGGATGGAAGATCTGCCCGAAGGTTTCGATCCGATGGAGTTCCTCGATAGCGCCGGAGGCGCTTGA
- a CDS encoding peptidoglycan D,D-transpeptidase FtsI family protein — MIRTPLRPLARILTARARGENPDVIERENLQLRHAEMQTQSRQRAEGRLLVLGMFFLCAFTAVGVRMATLATSEPVEPVASAPGSAIAMQRADIVDRQGRILATNFETHSLYAQPPQMVDAEGAAQRLVEIFPDLEHDRLIKDFTGGRKFVWIKKKISPEQKQAVHDIGDPGLLFGPREMRLYPNGSVAAHVLGGAGFGKEGVSAAEVIGVAGVEKQFDDYLRDPANGGRPLQLSLDLTVQAASEQVLLGGMKLMNAKGATSILMDVYTGEVISVVSLPDFDPNDRPRPPTSGFDPSASPLFNRAVQGVYELGSTFKIFTAAQAVDLGIVNSETIIDTSGPMRIGRFPIGEFNNKNYGKLSVADIIVHSSNRGTGRLALQIGAERQQDFLRSMGMFEPTPIEIAEAAGGKPLKPRKWGELSTVTISYGHGLSTSPMHLAAGYAAIANGGRYVSPTILRQTAPQLGDRVMSDHAANDARAMLRKVVTSGTASFGEVPGYQVGGKTGTADKPKPRGGYYDSKVIATFASMFPAHDPKYVLIVTLDEPSVVAHGEERRSAGWTAVPVAGEMIGRIAPLLGLRPQVEPDDLAAITLTSN, encoded by the coding sequence ATGATCCGCACGCCGCTGCGCCCGCTTGCCCGTATCCTGACCGCCCGTGCGCGTGGCGAGAACCCGGATGTGATCGAGCGCGAAAACCTGCAACTGCGCCATGCCGAAATGCAGACCCAATCGCGCCAGCGCGCCGAAGGGCGGTTGTTGGTGTTGGGAATGTTCTTCCTCTGTGCGTTCACGGCCGTTGGCGTGCGGATGGCGACCCTCGCCACATCCGAGCCGGTTGAACCTGTGGCCAGTGCGCCGGGCAGTGCGATTGCGATGCAGCGCGCTGACATCGTTGACCGGCAAGGGCGTATTCTCGCAACCAATTTTGAAACGCATTCGCTCTATGCACAGCCACCCCAGATGGTGGATGCAGAAGGTGCCGCGCAGCGCCTGGTTGAGATTTTTCCCGACCTGGAACACGACCGGTTGATCAAGGATTTCACCGGCGGGCGCAAGTTCGTCTGGATCAAAAAGAAAATCAGCCCCGAGCAGAAACAGGCCGTGCATGACATCGGCGATCCGGGTCTTTTGTTCGGTCCACGCGAAATGCGGCTCTATCCAAACGGCAGCGTGGCTGCCCATGTTCTGGGGGGGGCTGGGTTCGGCAAGGAAGGCGTCAGCGCCGCTGAGGTGATCGGTGTTGCCGGTGTCGAAAAGCAGTTTGACGATTATCTGCGCGACCCGGCCAATGGCGGCCGACCGTTGCAGCTGTCCCTTGATCTGACGGTGCAGGCCGCGTCCGAACAGGTGTTGCTGGGCGGCATGAAGCTGATGAATGCCAAAGGCGCGACGTCGATTCTGATGGATGTCTATACGGGCGAGGTGATTTCGGTGGTGTCGTTGCCGGATTTCGATCCCAATGACCGCCCGCGTCCGCCGACCTCTGGTTTCGACCCCTCTGCCAGCCCGCTGTTTAATCGTGCGGTGCAAGGCGTTTACGAGCTTGGGTCGACCTTCAAGATCTTTACGGCGGCACAGGCTGTTGATCTGGGAATTGTGAATTCCGAAACCATTATCGACACCTCCGGTCCAATGCGGATCGGGCGGTTTCCGATTGGCGAGTTCAACAACAAAAACTATGGCAAGCTGAGCGTGGCCGATATCATCGTTCACAGCTCCAACCGGGGCACCGGACGTCTGGCACTGCAAATCGGTGCCGAGCGGCAGCAGGATTTCTTGCGCTCGATGGGCATGTTTGAGCCGACGCCGATTGAAATTGCCGAAGCCGCAGGCGGCAAGCCGCTAAAACCCCGCAAATGGGGAGAGCTGAGCACGGTGACGATTTCCTACGGTCACGGGCTGTCCACCAGCCCGATGCATTTGGCGGCCGGTTACGCGGCGATTGCCAATGGCGGGCGCTATGTCAGCCCGACCATTCTGCGCCAAACGGCCCCCCAACTGGGCGATCGTGTTATGTCCGATCACGCCGCAAACGATGCCCGCGCGATGCTCCGCAAGGTTGTGACCAGCGGCACTGCCTCCTTTGGCGAGGTGCCGGGCTATCAGGTGGGCGGCAAGACCGGTACGGCGGATAAACCGAAACCGCGCGGCGGCTATTACGACAGTAAGGTGATCGCCACTTTTGCATCGATGTTTCCGGCCCATGATCCAAAATATGTGCTGATCGTCACGCTGGACGAACCTTCGGTTGTCGCACATGGGGAAGAACGTCGTTCGGCGGGGTGGACCGCGGTTCCGGTCGCTGGTGAGATGATTGGCCGGATTGCCCCGCTTCTTGGGTTGCGGCCACAAGTTGAACCCGATGACCTGGCTGCTATAACCCTCACCTCAAACTGA
- a CDS encoding UDP-N-acetylmuramoyl-tripeptide--D-alanyl-D-alanine ligase has protein sequence MTLWTAAEAAAATGGKAIGDWRVDGISIDTRSIADGDLFVALKAARDGHEFVAQALDKGAGAALVSRRPEGVADDAPLLLVDDVQTALEALGRAGRARTDARVIAVTGSVGKTSTKEMLARMLSDQGRTHAAVASYNNHWGVPLTLARMPRDTEFAVIEIGMNHPGEISPLAKQARPHVAMVTTVAPVHLEAFDGIEGIATEKAAIMEGLELGGVAVLNADIAEAHMLRAAAQALGIEARWFGSATGDSRSDYLLTSMDLRGEETQAEVQAREQTLTLRVQSLGAHFAMNALGALACLDALGLDLARAVLSLSLWSPVTGRGARETISLGADRGEILLLDDSYNANPTSVAAALAVLAATPCTGRRIAYLGDMKELGAQEQRLHSDLADLDAVQALDEIHCIGPLMGALHAALPANKRGGHYATSTDACADLAGQIAAGDVVLAKGSLSMALAKVVDGIRELGHGEATF, from the coding sequence ATGACGCTTTGGACCGCAGCTGAGGCGGCAGCGGCCACCGGTGGCAAGGCGATTGGCGATTGGCGCGTTGATGGCATTTCCATCGACACCCGAAGCATCGCTGACGGCGATTTGTTTGTGGCGTTGAAGGCTGCGCGTGATGGTCATGAATTTGTGGCGCAAGCGCTGGACAAGGGCGCCGGGGCTGCGCTGGTCTCGCGCAGGCCCGAAGGGGTCGCCGACGATGCGCCGCTCTTGCTGGTGGATGACGTTCAGACAGCACTTGAGGCCCTTGGGCGGGCCGGTCGTGCGCGCACAGACGCGCGGGTGATTGCGGTGACCGGATCGGTCGGCAAGACCTCGACCAAGGAAATGCTGGCACGGATGCTGTCCGATCAGGGGCGCACCCATGCCGCTGTTGCCAGCTATAACAACCACTGGGGCGTGCCGCTGACACTGGCGCGGATGCCGCGTGACACCGAATTTGCGGTGATTGAGATTGGCATGAATCATCCCGGTGAGATCAGCCCGCTTGCGAAACAGGCGCGTCCGCATGTGGCGATGGTGACAACCGTGGCGCCGGTGCATCTTGAGGCCTTTGACGGGATCGAAGGCATCGCCACCGAGAAGGCCGCCATCATGGAGGGGCTGGAGCTGGGCGGTGTTGCCGTGCTGAATGCAGATATTGCCGAGGCGCATATGCTGCGCGCAGCTGCGCAGGCGCTGGGGATTGAGGCACGCTGGTTTGGCAGTGCTACTGGCGACAGCCGGTCCGACTATCTCCTGACCTCCATGGATCTGCGCGGTGAAGAAACACAGGCCGAGGTGCAGGCGCGGGAACAGACGCTTACTCTGCGTGTCCAATCTCTTGGCGCGCATTTTGCGATGAACGCCCTTGGTGCATTGGCCTGTCTGGATGCGCTGGGGCTGGATTTGGCGCGCGCGGTTCTTAGCTTGTCGCTCTGGTCGCCGGTCACCGGACGCGGGGCGCGTGAAACCATTAGCCTCGGTGCGGATCGGGGCGAAATTTTGCTGCTGGATGACAGTTACAACGCCAATCCGACCTCGGTCGCGGCGGCACTGGCGGTGCTGGCGGCGACGCCTTGCACCGGGCGGCGCATTGCCTACCTCGGCGACATGAAGGAACTGGGGGCGCAGGAACAGCGACTGCACAGCGATCTGGCCGATCTGGATGCAGTACAGGCCTTGGATGAAATTCATTGCATCGGTCCGCTGATGGGCGCGCTGCACGCGGCATTGCCTGCGAACAAACGTGGCGGGCACTACGCCACCAGCACCGACGCTTGCGCCGATCTGGCGGGTCAGATCGCGGCGGGGGATGTGGTTCTGGCCAAGGGGTCGCTGAGCATGGCGCTGGCCAAGGTTGTTGACGGCATCCGCGAATTGGGCCATGGCGAGGCCACTTTCTAA
- the rsmH gene encoding 16S rRNA (cytosine(1402)-N(4))-methyltransferase RsmH, which yields MTTDRPTSTGPHVPVLLRPLLKAVAPVSGRWLDGTFGAGGYSRGLLEAGADHVIGVDRDPLAFEMAESWVGDYAGRLTLQQGVFSRMDDYAQDLDGVVLDLGVSSMQLDLAERGFSFMRDGPLDMRMSQDGPSAADLVADLDEAELADILFLFGEERASRRIARAIVKARSEAPITTTLQLAGIIEHCLPRGKPGQSHPATRSFQALRIAVNAEYEELFEGLLAAERALKPGGLLAVVTFHSIEDRMVKRFFQHRAGKTGRANRYAPEIEETPLQFTLVTRKAVGPDDDELAENPRSRSARLRVGCRTEAAPIDISAKDIGMPQLREKRS from the coding sequence ATGACAACGGACCGTCCAACCTCAACCGGTCCTCACGTACCGGTCCTTTTACGCCCCTTGCTGAAAGCGGTGGCGCCTGTCTCTGGTCGCTGGCTTGACGGCACCTTTGGGGCCGGGGGCTATAGCCGGGGCCTGCTAGAGGCGGGGGCTGATCATGTTATCGGCGTGGACCGCGATCCTCTGGCCTTTGAAATGGCCGAAAGCTGGGTTGGCGACTATGCTGGCCGCCTGACCCTGCAACAGGGTGTGTTCTCCCGCATGGACGACTATGCGCAGGATCTCGACGGCGTCGTCCTCGATCTTGGTGTCTCCTCCATGCAGCTGGACCTGGCCGAACGCGGCTTCTCCTTCATGCGCGACGGGCCTTTGGACATGCGGATGTCGCAGGATGGTCCCTCAGCTGCGGATCTTGTGGCGGACCTGGACGAGGCGGAGCTGGCAGATATCCTGTTCCTTTTTGGCGAAGAACGCGCCAGCCGCCGTATTGCCCGTGCCATCGTCAAAGCCCGCAGCGAGGCGCCGATTACCACAACGTTGCAACTGGCGGGCATCATCGAACATTGCCTGCCGCGCGGCAAACCCGGTCAGTCGCATCCAGCCACCCGCAGCTTTCAGGCGCTGCGCATTGCGGTGAACGCCGAATATGAAGAGCTGTTCGAGGGGCTTTTGGCTGCTGAACGCGCGCTGAAACCCGGTGGATTGCTGGCGGTTGTGACCTTCCACTCGATTGAGGACCGGATGGTCAAACGCTTCTTCCAGCACCGCGCGGGCAAAACCGGCCGCGCCAATCGCTACGCGCCCGAAATTGAGGAAACACCGCTGCAATTCACCCTGGTGACACGCAAGGCCGTGGGCCCGGATGATGACGAGCTGGCCGAAAACCCGCGCTCGCGCTCTGCGCGCCTGCGGGTTGGATGCCGCACAGAGGCCGCGCCGATTGACATCAGCGCCAAAGATATCGGAATGCCGCAGTTGAGAGAAAAACGGTCATGA
- a CDS encoding UDP-N-acetylmuramoyl-L-alanyl-D-glutamate--2,6-diaminopimelate ligase, whose amino-acid sequence MRTIENRPLSQLGLTARGGVDPMIHGIAVDSRKTVKGGLFAALPGSQVHGAKFIPAALGNDVAAILTDTAGAEIAAALLKNSHVALVVVEDPRQALAYAAALWFGAQPQTVVAVTGTNGKTSVASFVRQIWVQLGHMAVNLGTTGVEGAWSHPLNHTTPEPITLHDALSEAAAVGVTHAAMEASSHGLEQRRLDGVHLAAAGFTNFTQDHLDYHESFEMYFAAKAGLFRRVLPDDGVAVINMDDPRGAEMRAVAAARGQEVISIGRGLGDLSLVGARYDASGQDMRFNWHDRPFQTRLNLIGGFQAENILLACGLVIASGEDPEAVFETLPHLQTVRGRMQLAATRENSATVFVDYAHTPDAVATAIKALRPHVLGRLVAIVGAGGDRDAAKRPLMGQAAQANADLVIVTDDNPRSEDPAVIRAAVKGGAPDAVEVGDRAEAILRGVDALGPGDALLICGKGHETGQAVGTDVLPFDDVEQASMAVAALDGRLV is encoded by the coding sequence ATGCGCACCATTGAAAACCGTCCTCTTAGCCAGCTGGGGCTGACCGCTCGCGGCGGTGTTGATCCAATGATCCATGGCATTGCGGTGGACAGCCGCAAAACGGTAAAGGGCGGTCTGTTTGCCGCCTTGCCCGGCAGCCAGGTACACGGGGCCAAATTTATCCCCGCCGCATTGGGCAATGATGTTGCCGCGATCCTCACGGATACAGCGGGCGCAGAGATTGCTGCTGCCCTGTTGAAGAACAGCCATGTTGCGCTGGTGGTGGTCGAAGATCCGCGGCAGGCATTGGCCTATGCCGCCGCACTCTGGTTTGGCGCGCAGCCGCAGACCGTGGTGGCGGTGACCGGCACCAACGGGAAAACCTCGGTCGCCAGCTTTGTGCGTCAGATCTGGGTTCAGCTTGGCCATATGGCGGTAAACTTGGGCACCACTGGCGTCGAAGGGGCCTGGAGTCATCCGCTCAACCATACCACCCCTGAGCCGATCACTCTGCACGACGCGCTGTCAGAAGCTGCGGCAGTCGGGGTGACCCACGCCGCGATGGAGGCGTCGTCGCATGGGCTGGAGCAGCGCCGTTTGGACGGTGTGCATCTGGCGGCGGCAGGGTTCACCAATTTCACCCAGGACCATCTCGACTACCACGAGAGCTTTGAGATGTATTTCGCCGCCAAGGCCGGGTTGTTCCGCCGGGTGTTGCCGGATGACGGGGTTGCGGTGATCAATATGGATGATCCGCGTGGTGCAGAGATGCGCGCCGTGGCGGCCGCGCGTGGACAAGAGGTGATCTCTATTGGGCGTGGTCTGGGCGACCTGAGTCTTGTTGGTGCGCGCTATGATGCGTCCGGGCAGGACATGCGGTTCAACTGGCATGACCGCCCGTTCCAGACCCGTCTCAATCTGATTGGCGGTTTTCAGGCAGAAAACATCCTTCTGGCTTGCGGTTTGGTGATCGCCAGTGGCGAAGACCCGGAGGCGGTGTTTGAAACCCTGCCACATTTGCAGACGGTACGCGGCCGCATGCAGCTGGCGGCCACGCGTGAGAACAGCGCGACGGTGTTTGTGGATTACGCCCATACACCAGATGCGGTGGCCACCGCGATCAAAGCGCTGCGCCCGCATGTGCTGGGCCGGTTGGTGGCCATTGTCGGCGCCGGTGGTGATCGTGATGCGGCCAAACGTCCGCTGATGGGGCAGGCGGCGCAGGCCAATGCCGATCTGGTGATCGTCACCGATGACAATCCGCGCAGCGAGGATCCGGCGGTGATCCGTGCCGCGGTCAAGGGCGGCGCTCCTGATGCTGTTGAGGTCGGGGATCGTGCCGAGGCGATTTTGCGCGGTGTTGATGCGCTGGGGCCAGGGGATGCCTTGCTGATCTGCGGTAAGGGTCACGAGACGGGCCAGGCTGTGGGCACAGATGTGCTGCCCTTTGATGATGTTGAACAGGCCAGCATGGCGGTCGCAGCTCTGGACGGGAGGCTGGTATGA
- a CDS encoding ATP-dependent helicase translates to MSSFDDIDPYEGISLSARAMAARPMPYLDGLNPAQRAAVECLEGPVLMLAGAGTGKTKALTARIVHLLTTGTAKPNEILAVTFTNKAAREMKERVAGMLGQAVEGMPWLGTFHSICVKLLRRHAELVGLKSNFTILDTDDQIRLLKQLIKAEGIDDKRWPARMLAGVIDDWKNRALTPSKVPVSDASAYNHRGVDFYAQYQARLKDLNAVDFGDLLLHMVTIFQDNPDVLEQYQRWFRFIMVDEYQDTNVAQYLWLRLLAGAHKNICCVGDDDQSIYGWRGAEVGNILRFEKDFPGANVVRLEQNYRSTEHILSAASGVIRGNSGRLGKELWTEARGGEKVRLIGHWDGEEEARWIGEEIEAMQRGTRGLAPVDLNNMAILVRASHQMRAFEDRFLTIGLPYRVIGGPRFYERLEIRDAMAYFRQVISPDDDLAFERIVNTPKRGLGDKAQQTIQTMARSNGVSLVEGARLAVESGQIKGKGGKALHQLVTDLARWGRLAGDADTTHMELAEIILDESGYTTMWQTDKNPDSPGRLENLKELVKALEAFENLQGFLEHVSLIMDNDKQDAAQKVSIMTLHAAKGLEFPAVFLPGWEDGLFPSQRSMDESGLKGLEEERRLAYVGITRAEEICTISFAGNRRVFGQWQSQLPSRFIDELPEQHVEVLTPPGLYGGGYGAAASSAGPVRSTIEERMASADGYNSPGWKRMQARAGERGLSQPRESKSSVIDLTATSAFTVGERVFHQKFGYGAIIGIEGDKLEVDFEKAGAKKVVARFVTAEDGVPF, encoded by the coding sequence ATGAGCAGTTTTGACGATATCGACCCCTACGAGGGGATTTCGCTGTCCGCGCGCGCCATGGCAGCGCGGCCGATGCCGTATCTCGACGGGTTGAACCCGGCGCAGCGTGCCGCCGTTGAATGTCTGGAGGGGCCCGTCTTGATGCTGGCCGGGGCCGGCACCGGCAAGACCAAGGCGCTGACTGCGCGGATCGTCCATCTGCTGACCACCGGGACTGCCAAACCAAACGAGATCCTCGCCGTGACCTTTACCAACAAGGCTGCGCGCGAGATGAAAGAGCGGGTTGCAGGCATGTTGGGGCAGGCGGTTGAGGGGATGCCCTGGCTTGGCACCTTCCACTCGATCTGCGTGAAACTGCTGCGCCGCCATGCCGAACTGGTCGGGCTGAAATCAAACTTCACCATTCTGGATACCGATGATCAGATCCGCCTGCTGAAACAGCTGATCAAGGCGGAAGGCATAGATGACAAACGCTGGCCCGCGCGCATGCTGGCGGGCGTCATTGACGATTGGAAAAACCGCGCGCTGACGCCCTCCAAGGTGCCGGTCTCAGACGCCAGCGCCTACAATCACCGCGGCGTGGATTTCTATGCCCAGTATCAGGCGCGGCTGAAGGATCTGAACGCTGTCGATTTTGGCGATCTCCTGCTGCATATGGTCACTATTTTCCAGGACAACCCGGATGTGCTGGAGCAATACCAACGCTGGTTCCGGTTCATCATGGTGGACGAATACCAGGATACCAATGTGGCGCAGTATCTCTGGCTGCGGTTGCTGGCGGGCGCGCATAAAAACATCTGCTGCGTCGGTGATGATGACCAGTCGATCTATGGCTGGCGCGGTGCAGAGGTGGGCAATATCCTGCGCTTTGAAAAGGATTTTCCCGGCGCCAATGTGGTGCGGCTGGAACAAAACTACCGCTCGACCGAACATATTCTCAGCGCCGCCTCTGGCGTGATCCGTGGCAATTCCGGCCGTCTGGGCAAAGAGCTCTGGACCGAGGCGCGCGGTGGCGAGAAGGTCCGCCTGATCGGTCATTGGGACGGCGAGGAGGAGGCTCGCTGGATCGGCGAAGAGATTGAGGCGATGCAGCGCGGCACCCGTGGTCTGGCACCGGTGGATCTCAACAATATGGCGATCCTTGTGCGCGCCTCGCACCAGATGCGCGCCTTTGAGGACCGGTTCCTGACCATTGGTTTGCCATACAGGGTGATCGGCGGCCCGCGCTTTTATGAACGGCTCGAAATTCGCGACGCGATGGCCTATTTCCGCCAGGTGATCAGCCCTGATGATGATCTCGCGTTTGAGCGGATCGTGAACACCCCCAAACGTGGTCTTGGCGATAAGGCGCAGCAGACCATCCAGACCATGGCGCGCAGCAATGGCGTCTCATTGGTTGAAGGCGCGCGGCTTGCGGTGGAGAGTGGCCAGATCAAGGGGAAGGGTGGCAAAGCCCTGCACCAGCTGGTTACCGATTTGGCACGGTGGGGACGGCTCGCCGGAGATGCAGACACCACCCATATGGAGCTGGCTGAGATCATTCTGGATGAAAGCGGCTATACCACCATGTGGCAGACCGACAAAAATCCGGATTCGCCGGGCCGTCTGGAAAACCTCAAGGAATTGGTCAAGGCACTGGAGGCGTTTGAAAACCTGCAAGGCTTCCTCGAACATGTCAGCCTGATCATGGACAATGACAAACAGGACGCCGCCCAAAAGGTGTCGATCATGACGCTGCATGCCGCCAAGGGGCTGGAATTTCCTGCCGTCTTCCTGCCGGGGTGGGAGGATGGCCTGTTCCCCTCGCAGCGCTCCATGGACGAAAGCGGCCTGAAGGGCCTCGAAGAGGAACGCCGTCTGGCCTATGTCGGCATCACCAGGGCGGAGGAAATCTGCACCATTTCCTTTGCCGGTAACCGCCGGGTCTTTGGGCAGTGGCAATCACAGCTGCCGTCACGGTTCATTGATGAACTACCAGAGCAACATGTGGAGGTGCTGACGCCACCGGGTCTTTATGGTGGCGGCTATGGCGCTGCGGCCAGCAGTGCAGGGCCAGTGCGGTCCACAATCGAAGAGCGGATGGCCTCTGCGGATGGATATAACTCCCCCGGTTGGAAGCGGATGCAGGCGCGCGCTGGCGAGCGCGGGCTGTCACAGCCCAGGGAAAGCAAGTCGAGCGTCATCGACCTGACCGCCACATCCGCCTTCACTGTTGGTGAGCGGGTGTTCCACCAGAAATTCGGCTACGGCGCAATCATCGGCATTGAGGGTGACAAGCTGGAAGTCGATTTTGAGAAGGCCGGCGCGAAGAAAGTCGTGGCGCGGTTTGTTACCGCCGAGGACGGCGTTCCCTTCTAG
- a CDS encoding Mrp/NBP35 family ATP-binding protein gives MAPTYDEIRDALARLQLPDGGTLVSRDMLRALMVDGSRVSFVIEAPNPQIAAQMEPLRRAAEATVLALPGVESVSAALTAHADAVAKPAPTLKLGGHPKPQQGPMKPSGVKRILAIGSGKGGVGKSTVSANLAVALTRQGRKVGLLDADIYGPSQPRMMGASGRPASPDGKIIEPLHAHGVTLMSIGFMVDEAKAVVWRGPMLMGALQQMLGQVNWGELDVLIVDLPPGTGDVQLTLCTKAELSGAIVVSTPQDVALLDARKALDMFNTLKTPVLGLIENMSFFTCPDCGGEHHIFGHGGVAAEAERLGVPLLGALPIDLDTRLAGDSGTPIAAGDSAMAQAYAQMAEGLIRGGMA, from the coding sequence ATGGCCCCCACATATGACGAGATTCGCGACGCACTCGCCCGGCTGCAACTTCCCGACGGCGGCACGCTGGTCTCGCGCGATATGTTGCGCGCCCTTATGGTGGACGGCAGCCGCGTCAGCTTTGTGATCGAAGCGCCCAATCCGCAGATCGCGGCCCAGATGGAACCGTTGCGCCGCGCGGCTGAGGCAACTGTTCTGGCCCTGCCGGGTGTAGAGAGTGTCTCGGCAGCGTTGACCGCACATGCCGATGCGGTCGCCAAACCTGCGCCGACCCTGAAACTGGGCGGTCACCCAAAACCACAACAAGGCCCGATGAAGCCCAGCGGCGTCAAACGCATCCTGGCAATTGGCTCGGGCAAGGGTGGGGTCGGCAAATCCACCGTCAGCGCCAATCTCGCCGTGGCCCTGACGCGTCAGGGCCGCAAGGTGGGCCTGCTGGACGCTGACATATATGGACCCAGCCAGCCACGCATGATGGGGGCCAGTGGCCGCCCCGCCAGCCCGGATGGCAAAATCATCGAACCGCTGCACGCCCATGGCGTCACCTTGATGTCGATCGGTTTCATGGTGGATGAGGCGAAGGCTGTGGTTTGGCGCGGGCCGATGCTGATGGGCGCGTTGCAGCAGATGCTGGGCCAGGTGAACTGGGGGGAGCTGGACGTGCTGATCGTCGATCTGCCGCCCGGCACCGGCGATGTGCAGCTGACCCTCTGCACCAAGGCGGAGCTTTCGGGGGCCATCGTTGTATCGACACCGCAGGATGTGGCGCTGTTGGATGCGCGCAAGGCGCTCGACATGTTCAACACGCTCAAGACCCCCGTATTGGGCTTGATTGAGAATATGTCGTTTTTCACCTGCCCGGATTGCGGCGGAGAGCATCATATATTTGGTCATGGCGGTGTCGCCGCCGAGGCCGAGCGCCTTGGCGTGCCACTTCTTGGCGCGCTGCCGATTGATCTGGACACCCGATTGGCGGGCGACAGCGGCACGCCTATCGCGGCGGGTGACAGTGCCATGGCGCAGGCCTACGCCCAGATGGCCGAAGGGCTGATACGCGGCGGTATGGCCTAA
- a CDS encoding DUF1127 domain-containing protein, which produces MAAVDNITTRKGALAFSPRAVFDELKGKIARYRLYRQTMDELSTLSGRELADLGLSRSMLRSVAYEAAYGTK; this is translated from the coding sequence ATGGCCGCTGTTGACAACATCACAACCCGTAAAGGCGCTCTGGCCTTCAGCCCGCGCGCCGTATTCGATGAACTGAAAGGCAAGATTGCCCGGTACCGCCTGTATCGCCAGACCATGGACGAGCTGTCGACGCTCTCTGGTCGCGAACTGGCAGACCTTGGCCTGAGCCGCTCCATGCTGCGCAGCGTCGCCTACGAGGCTGCATACGGCACCAAATAA